In Pseudomonas flavescens, the sequence GGCGCCGAGGCTGAGAAGTAGGGGGAGGGTTTTAACGAACCTCATGCTGGCCTCTTACGTTGGACTGCAGGAGCATCCTGCCGTCATTCAAGTACGCTTTCATTCCTTGTGCCGTGGTCACCCCGTTGGCCGCGTCGATTCTAACGGCTTGCTGGGTCTGCGCATATTCCTTCTGTGGGAATACGGTCAGGCGGCTGGTGGTGAGTATAGTGGGGCGGCCTTTTTCGTCCGTGCGCTCCACGCGCACCTGATCGATCAATTCGACCTCTTCGCCATCCGGGCCTACCTCGCCACGGGCGCTGCGCACCTTCCAGGGAAGTTCGGTGCCGCGGAACAGATTCATGCGCGGCTCGGTCAGCAGGGTGACGTCGGTGCTCTGCACGTGCTCCAGGCGGTCGCTGGTCATGTCGCTCTGCACCTT encodes:
- the lptC gene encoding LPS export ABC transporter periplasmic protein LptC, which encodes MLRKFITPVLLTFGALLLVAAGYWNINPDSFSSAPQQSGPDNPIDFYAVNARSVQYLPDGKVQSDMTSDRLEHVQSTDVTLLTEPRMNLFRGTELPWKVRSARGEVGPDGEEVELIDQVRVERTDEKGRPTILTTSRLTVFPQKEYAQTQQAVRIDAANGVTTAQGMKAYLNDGRMLLQSNVRGQHEVR